A stretch of Monomorium pharaonis isolate MP-MQ-018 chromosome 7, ASM1337386v2, whole genome shotgun sequence DNA encodes these proteins:
- the LOC105836107 gene encoding solute carrier family 52, riboflavin transporter, member 3-A, whose translation MSKMLSQRLSNRRLLVDLLALMFGLGAWIGVNGVYVQLPLIVHVAPEGWSLPAHMVMLVQFANLGPILYTLYIKYSAWAYDKYIIYALLAAGACACIALAFLYDYTSIVFGKEHSTALLSLMFITALIGCTSSVLFMPYMRNYREIYLVSYLVGEGLSGFIPSAVALIQGVGGNPGCINVTKPGSSHLEFVPAESTPRFSSLIFFIFIGTLLCLSFLSFLCLNVLPIARGERVKLPSSMEMLPTDTTAPPSYKTNSGWKMPKYTYYYLLVMMAVVCFLSNGTLPSIQSYSCLPYGSIAYHLTVTLASIAGPLAMSLGFFVKTPEVKFLNILTAAILILSGFVLYLAAKSPYPPLQDSWVGEMLVVLVWITLCGLIGFVKMGITTLYRPDPGRGLYYTGVATQIGSLIGAITTFGLVNYAKVFQSYSPCAHLAEN comes from the exons ATGAGCAAAATGCTGAGTCAGCGACTGAGTAACCGCCGATTGCTAGTCGATCTCCTAGCCCTGATGTTCGGCCTGGGTGCTTGGATCGGTGTGAATGGCGTCTACGTGCAACTGCCCCTCATAGTGCACGTAGCTCCAGAAGGCTGGAGCCTGCCTGCACACATGGTGATGCTGGTGCAATTTGCCAATTTAGGTCCCATACTGTATACCCTCTACATAAA ATACTCCGCTTGGGCGTACGACAAATACATCATTTACGCCTTGTTGGCTGCAGGAGCGTGTGCCTGCATCGCGTTGGCCTTTCTGTACGATTACACGTCGATTGTATTCGGCAAGGAGCACTCGACTGCACTCCTGTCTCTGATGTTCATCACCGCTTTGATCGGATGTACGAGTTCCGTCCTCTTCATGCCATACATGAGGAACTATCGTGAGATTTATCTAGTGTCTTATCTCGTCGGAGAAGGGCTAAGCGGATTCATCCCGAGCGCGGTTGCGCTGATCCAAGGTGTTGGCGGTAATCCAGGATGCATCAACGTTACCAAGCCAGGCTCGAGCCACCTGGAATTCGTGCCTGCAGAATCAACTCCAAGATTCTCCtccttgatattttttatcttcatcGGGACTCTGTTGTGCTTAAGTTTTCTCTCGTTCCTATGCTTGAACGTTTTGCCGATAGCACGCGGGGAGAGAGTCAAGCTCCCGAGCAGCATGGAAATGTTGCCGACTGACACGACGGCACCGCCGAGCTATAAGACTAACTCCGGCTGGAAAATGCCGAAGTATACTTATTACTATTTGTTAGTCATGATGGCTGTAGTCTGTTTCCTAAGTAATGGTACTTTACCCAGCATTCAATCGTACTCGTGTCTACCATATGGTAGCATAGCGTATCACTTAACGGTCACGCTGGCTTCCATAGCCGGTCCGTTGGCTATGTCCTTGGGTTTCTTTGTAAAAACGCCAGAAGTGAAATTCCTCAATATACTTACGGCGgctattttaatactttccgGCTTCGTTCTCTATCTCGCCGCAAAATCGCCTTATCCTCCCTTGCAAGATTCATGGGTAGGCGAGATGTTGGTGGTCCTCGTATGGATAACTCTTTGCGGCTTGATAGGGTTCGTAAAGATGGGCATTACCACGTTGTACCGGCCCGATCCTGGCAGGGGTCTTTATTACACCGGCGTCGCGACGCAAATCGGATCGTTGATAGGCGCAATTACCACGTTCGGTTTGGTCAACTACGCGAAGGTATTTCAATCTTATTCCCCCTGCGCGCATCTTGCGGAGAATTAA
- the LOC105837107 gene encoding uncharacterized protein LOC105837107, with translation MALLYRFAQLHDRSGTRVFSFVVTRTVVRDPERDVTSKELVCGFQRWAVAFSRGEKVLGVYLVWRGASRNLRVYVDFTFTLLNREHFSMNESFSGKRVKFTYEAPAQGNRSYIAVADLYSRNFADTNGEFQLELSMANVRTVYMTEVRMPTSVFSAGQTKPSKLETDYFAFGGFDWNLVIYPHGKETDGRGQDSRVSVYLMRLSGFDHRCRVRYSLALGEGERRIDSEQIEDISDPEGCGFGWHTRVRWSDIAHKGTLRVSLEMLEARTICEVAVQALGPSVLPAAPCYDRDKQAWAIRADLNSDTVRLHLVYKDIHNVPRNHLRYISWSAYLLRGEGPNVEAIALPGETFSRYYVQESVDEGIIMETNVDMNEVKENHCSYLTDKGQLRIRLEWNESHLLFQATYHKYDDVCRVHNQQMRREIMSLQAENYSLERQLFSYQKSLAYAQAQQEQQQQQQQQQQRPNQQHHSMVGHQGHLERSASSDTEYA, from the exons ATGGCTTTGTTGTATAGGTTCGCGCAGCTGCACGATCGCAGTGGCACGCGGGTCTTCTCCTTCGTCGTCACTAGGACCGTCGTGCGCGATCCTGAGAGAGACGTCACCAGCAAAGAACTAGTATGCGGTTTTCAGAGATGGGCCGTCGCATTTTCACGCGGGGAAAAG GTCCTCGGCGTTTACTTGGTATGGCGTGGCGCGTCAAGAAACCTCCGCGTATACGTGGACTTCACGTTCACGCTGCTGAATCGGGAGCACTTCTCCATGAACGAGAGCTTCTCCGGCAAGCGCGTCAAGTTCACCTACGAGGCGCCGGCTCAGGGCAACCGCAGCTACATCGCCGTGGCGGATCTCTACAGCCGTAATTTCGCCGACACGAACGGCGAGTTTCAGCTGGAGCTGTCGATGGCGAACGTGCGGACGGTCTACATGACGGAGGTCAGAATGCCGACGTCGGTATTCTCGGCCGGCCAGACGAAACCGAGCAAGTTAGAGACCGACTACTTCGCGTTCGGCGGCTTCGACTGGAACCTGGTCATCTATCCGCACGGCAAGGAGACGGACGGCCGCGGCCAGGACAGCCGCGTGAGCGTCTACCTGATGAGACTGTCGGGCTTCGATCACCGATGCAGGGTGAGATACAGCCTGGCCCTGGGCGAGGGCGAACGGCGGATCGACTCCGAGCAGATCGAGGACATATCCGATCCCGAGGGCTGCGGCTTCGGATGGCACACGAGGGTCCGATGGTCCGACATCGCGCACAAGGGCACACTCCGCGTGTCGCTCGAGATGCTCGAGGCGAGGACCATCTGCGAGGTCGCGGTGCAGGCGCTGGGCCCGTCGGTCCTGCCGGCCGCGCCCTGCTACGATCGTGACAAGCAGGCCTGGGCTATCCGCGCCGATCTCAACTCCGACACGGTCAGGCTGCACTTGGTGTACAAAGACATCCATAATGTGCCGAGGAATCACTTAAG GTATATCAGTTGGTCGGCATATCTGCTGAGGGGCGAGGGACCAAACGTCGAGGCGATTGCGCTACCTGGCGAAACGTTTAGCCGCTATTACGTTCAGGAGTCCGTCGACGAGGGTATCATCATGGAGACGAACGTGGACATGAATGAGGTGAAGGAGAATCACTGTTCATATCTCACGGACAAGGGCCAGCTGAGAATCCGGCTCGAGTGGAACGAGAGCCACCTGCTCTTTCAGGCGACCTATCACAAGTACGACGACGTGTGCCGCGTGCATAATCAGCAGATGCGACGCGAGATAATGTCGCTGCAAGCGGAGAACTATAGCCTCGAGCGGCAGCTGTTCAGCTATCAGAAGAGTCTGGCGTATGCACAGGCGCAGCaggagcagcagcagcagcagcaacagcagcagcaacgcCCGAATCAGCAGCACCACTCAATGGTAGGTCATCAGGGTCATCTTGAGCGATCGGCGTCCAGCGACACCGAATACGCTTGA